From Toxotes jaculatrix isolate fToxJac2 chromosome 1, fToxJac2.pri, whole genome shotgun sequence, a single genomic window includes:
- the znf710b gene encoding zinc finger protein 710 has product MRSLKHLKPHSRRSVEEASRRLGRCEPKVMARLVDIGTQTDPVVVLSLAQAAVLGLISQNEVFGATIAPNGFYTGEPKESPVPPVDGVDYEYADQLIGANGDYLGDNLGEDGQMQPSCSQRRWQQGPPQHPDGKMVGPDRHSLQGGDVSSSHVKGEGVNSAMSSCVHMLNNMAPRGGLVQVDPATLRGTNKNCAECEREASNQQQANTHGHPPTPQVGHRGGEQGHRGLQGQRPMGGHGRGGREDEEEVEHQGNNMMKPTQQEEAISSYFQTSEVGSYDSAEMGMGGEYEDSSQSMMWTDGSGGGQHPQPPHPQPPRRHGGRRVDRLDINIQIDESYCVDVGDGLKRWKCRMCDKSYTSKYNLVTHILGHNGIKPHACPHCGKLFKQPSHLQTHLLTHQGTRPHKCTVCKKGFTQTSHLKRHMLQHTDVKPYSCRFCRRGFAYPSELRAHEVKHERGRCHVCSQCGMEFPTYAHLKRHQTSHQGPHTFQCTECNKSFAYRSQLQNHLLKHQSPRPYTCSQCGLEFVQLHHLRQHSLTHKGMKGHKCDVCSREFTLSANLKRHMLIHNSVRPFQCHVCFKSFIQKQTLKTHMIVHLPVKPFKCKVCGKSFNRMYNLLGHMHLHAGSKPFKCPYCTSKFNLKGNLSRHMKVKHGMDVSPEGQEVLPEMENQGEYEGQNFSFTSPDSMDNGGSQNLTKLTTANMEDMEEYYNFGKDTSSYTTP; this is encoded by the exons ATGAGATCCTTAAAGCACCTGAAACCTCACAGCAGGAGGAGCGTG GAGGAGGCGAGCCGGCGCCTGGGTAGATGTGAGCCCAAGGTAATGGCCAGGCTGGTGGACATAGGCACACAGACAGATCCAGTTGTTGTGCTGTCCTTAGCCCAGGCCGCCGTGCTAGGTCTCATCTCCCAGAATGAAGTGTTTGGAGCTACTATTGCACCCAACGGCTTCTACACCGGTGAACCCAAAGAGTCCCCTGTGCCCCCAGTAGACGGAGTGGACTACGAGTACGCAGACCAGCTTATCGGAGCCAACGGAGATTACTTAGGAGACAACTTGGGAGAAGACGGTCAGATGCAACccagctgcagtcagaggaGGTGGCAGCAGGGGCCACCTCAACATCCTGACGGGAAAATGGTTGGCCCCGATCGTCACAGCCTTCAAGGCGGTGACGTGTCCTCGTCCCATGTGAAAGGGGAAGGGGTGAACTCTGCAATGTCCTCCTGTGTCCACATGCTTAACAACATGGCTCCCAGAGGTGGTTTAGTACAAGTCGATCCAGCCACCCTCAGAGGCACCAACAAGAACTGTGCAGAGTGTGAGCGGGAAGCAAGTAACCAGCAGCAAGCCAACACACACGGCCACCCTCCTACCCCTCAGGTGGGCCACAGAGGAGGGGAGCAGGGCCACAGAGGACTGCAGGGCCAGCGCCCTATGGGGGGCCACGGTCGAGGTggcagagaggatgaagaagaggtaGAACACCAGGGGAACAACATGATGAAGCCCACACAGCAGGAGGAAGCCATCAGCAGCTACTTCCAGACCAGTGAAGTGGGCAGCTATGATTCGGCGGAAATGGGCATGGGGGGCGAGTACGAAGACAGCAGCCAGAGCATGATGTGGACGGACGGGAGCGGAGGAGGGCAGCACCCGCAGCCTCCGCACCCCCAGCCTCCACGTCGGCACGGCGGTCGCAGAGTAGACCGGCTAGATATCAACATCCAGATTGACGAATCTTACTGCGTAGATGTGGGAGACGGGCTGAAGCGCTGGAAGTGCCGCATGTGTGATAAATCATACACCTCCAAATACAACCTGGTCACACACATCCTGGGACACAATGGCATCAAACCACACGCCTGTCCACACTGCGGGAAGTTATTCAAGCAGCCCAGTCATCTTCAAACCCACCTGCTAACCCACCAAGGTACGCGGCCCCACAAGTGCACCGTCTGCAAGAAGGGCTTCACCCAAACCAGCCACCTGAAGAGACACATGCTCCAACACACTGACGTCAAGCCGTACAGCTGCCGCTTCTGCCGCCGCGGCTTCGCCTATCCCAGCGAGCTGCGAGCGCACGAGGTGAAACACGAGCGGGGTCGCTGCCATGTGTGCTCGCAGTGCGGCATGGAGTTCCCCACCTACGCCCACCTCAAACGCCATCAGACGAGCCACCAGGGACCCCACACCTTCCAGTGCACCGAGTGCAACAAGTCATTCGCCTACCGTAGCCAGCTCCAGAACCACCTCCTGAAGCACCAGAGCCCAAGGCCTTACACCTGCTCCCAGTGCGGCCTGGAGTTTGTGCAGCTCCACCATCTACGTcagcactcactcactcataaG GGAATGAAAGGCCACAAGTGTGACGTGTGTTCTCGAGAGTTCACCCTGTCTGCCAACCTGAAGAGGCATATGCTCATCCACAACAGCGTCAGGCCCTTCCAGTGTCACGTCTGCTTCAAAAGCTTCATCCAGAAACAGACTCTCAAGACCCATATGATCGTCCACCTGCCTGTTAAGCCATTCAAATGcaag gtaTGTGGCAAGTCCTTCAACAGAATGTACAACCTGCTGGGCCACATGCACCTCCATGCTGGCAGTAAACCCTTCAAGTGTCCTTACTGCACCAGTAAGTTCAACCTGAAGGGGAACCTCAGCAGGCACATGAAGGTCAAGCATGGAATGGACGTTTCACCAGAGGGACAAG AAGTTCTTCCAGAAATGGAAAACCAGGGGGAGTATGAAGGACAGAACTTCAGCTTTACATCACCGGACAGTATGGACAATGGTGGCTCCCAAAACCTCACTAAACTCACTACAGCAAACATGGAGGACATGGAGGAGTATTACAACTTCGGCAAGGACACAAGCAGCTACACTACACCTTGA